In Phormidium ambiguum IAM M-71, a single window of DNA contains:
- a CDS encoding VOC family protein, giving the protein MHQVLFHLAFPVANIAQTKEFYVDGLGCEVGRETANSLILNLYGHQIVAHVSKELLIPQKGIYPRHFGLIFTEEADWESLLERAQQKQLRFYQEPKRRFGGLPTEHRTFFLEDPFYNFLEFKFYCQFSAIFGEAEFSQVGDAV; this is encoded by the coding sequence ATGCACCAAGTATTATTTCATCTTGCCTTTCCTGTAGCTAACATAGCCCAAACTAAAGAGTTTTATGTTGATGGTTTGGGGTGCGAAGTTGGCCGAGAAACGGCAAATTCATTAATTCTCAATCTTTACGGTCATCAGATTGTTGCTCATGTTAGCAAAGAATTGTTGATACCGCAAAAAGGGATTTATCCCAGGCATTTTGGCTTAATTTTTACTGAGGAAGCAGACTGGGAAAGTTTGTTAGAAAGGGCGCAACAAAAGCAACTGCGTTTTTATCAAGAACCAAAACGAAGATTTGGGGGGTTGCCTACGGAACATCGGACTTTCTTTTTAGAAGATCCGTTTTACAATTTTTTGGAATTTAAATTTTATTGTCAATTTTCGGCAATTTTCGGGGAGGCGGAGTTTTCCCAAGTGGGTGATGCTGTCTGA